The window TCATACAAGACACCAAAAAAAAGTCCATACATTACCGCTCTTTGACGGCTGTAATAGATGGATATAAATATTAAATATAAGATTAAAAATCGAGGCACTAGATAAAAAATTTGCCCTTTCACTTCAATTGGTGAAAACATAGCAAACTCTGGTTCTAGTAAAAATAACAAAACCGCCACAGAGGGGATGAGAAATCGAACCATTATTCAACCTCCTCTTCACTCGCCTCTTGCGGATTCGATAAATCCTCATTCGTTGACTTGCCATCAGAACCGTCAATCACTGTAGATGTACGTTTCGCAATGACAACATGTTCTAAAATCGAAAAATCAGCAGATGGTTTTACATAGGCCATTTTCGTTAAGCCAAAATCATCCGTACTTACTTCAGTAATTTCTCCGATTGGCACTCCTTTTGGGAAAATACCGCCCAACCCTGATGAAACTACCTGCTCGCCTTCTTTAACCGTTAAACTAGAATCGATTCGCTTCATAATGAGTTCATTACGCACTTCATCAAAGCCCTCGATTAAACCGTATGCTTCTTTTTCTCCTAAAACCATCGCAGAAACACGATAATTTGGATTATTTGTATATAAAAGTTCTACCTCAGAAGTGAAAGGGGTCACTAACGTAATTTTACCGACTAACCCTTTCGCTGTCATAACTGCCATATTTTTTTCCACACCGTGAGAGGAACCTTTATTTAAAATAATTTTCTCTTCCCACTGATCAGGATTTCTAGCAATAACCGTTGCTTGAATAGGATTAAATTCTTTTAAGCTCTCTTTTTTATCGAGGAGCTCATTAAGTTTATCATTATCTTTTTTCAAAGCCAATGCCTCGGTTTGTACAGCTGCAAATTCTTCTAAGCGTGCTTTTAAACGTTTATTTTCTTCGTACGTGTTTAAGAGGGAGTCTATATCATTAAAAATACCCGTAATATAATTCGCCGGCTTCGCAACAATGGATTGTGCGACGCCGACTGTATCTTTAATGATTTGCTCTGGTAAAGTTGCATTCGTTCGATCACGTAATGAGAAGCTAATCAATGCCACAAGAAAAACCATGCCCACGAGCAGCAATATTAATTTCTTATTGAAAAAAAAATGTGGCATTGCCTAAACCTCCTTAACCTTTTACCTGTTGTCGACGAATCAAATCAATATTATCTAAAGCCTTACCTGTACCAATAGCAACACAATCTAATGGATCTTCTGCGATAAATACAGGCATATTCGTTTCACGACTAATGACTTTATCTAAGTTAGTTAAAAGTGCTCCACCACCTGTTAACACAATACCGCGTTCCATCACGTCTGCAGATAATTCAGGTGGGGTTTGTTCTAGTGTTTTTCGGACACCATCAATAATAGATGATACCGCTTCACGTAATGATTCAGAAATTTCCTGAGATGATATCTCAATCGTTTTTGGTAATCCTGTTAATAGGTCACGACCTCTAATCTCCATTTTCTCTTCAGGACCCTCAGCAAATGCCGTACCAATCTCGATTTTTACAGCCTCTGCTGTACGTTCCCCAATCGTTAAGTTATATGTTTTACGGATGTATGAAATGATTGCTTGATCCATAGCATCCCCACCAACACGTACAGACTCACTTGTGACAATGCCACCTAACGAAATAACAGCTACTTCTGTTGTACCACCACCGATATCAACTACCATAGAACCCGTTGGATCCCATACAGGTAAATTTGCACCAATAGCTGCCGCAAAAGGTTCTTCAATCGTGAAAGCTTCTTTTGCTCCAGCTTGACGAGAAGCATCGATAACCGCACGTTGTTCCACAGATGTAATACCGTAAGGCACGCAGATCATTATATTTGGTTTTTTCCAATTTCCACCAGAATTTTTAGATGCCTCTTTTAAATAGTATTCAATCATCGCTGTTGTAATATCAAAATCAGCAATAACGCCATCTTTCATCGGACGAATCGCTACAATTGAGCCTGGTGTACGTCCTATCATATTTTTCGCATCATTACCAACTGCGACGATATCGCCAGTTTTCGTATTTTTTGCTACGACTGAAGGTTCGCGTAGAACGATTCCCTTCCCTTTAATAAAAACTAATGTATTCGCTGTGCCGAGGTCGATTCCGACATCTTTACTACCTAATCCAAACAAATTGTGTACTCCCTTTCTATTTAAGCCATACTTTCGTTGACATAAAATCATACCGCTCATTATAACGGAAAAACGCAAGAATTTATAGTGCCACATCGCTCATCTTGCGGAAAATATACTATTTTCATCCCTCTTAAACTTAAAATAGTACGTATTGATTAGCATATAATTTTTATTCATCTAAGACAACGTCTAATAGGCTACCAATTTTTGTGAATCATAGAGTTATTTCTACCAACTACATTAACGTTATTCGACAAAAAAGGTTCGCTTTTATATTCATTACATTAAACTTAAATTGCATCAAGATAATTTAACTTCCCACATAGTCTGTAGCTAATCGCTCAGGTTAGCATTAAAACATTGTTTGAGTTTAATTATATCCCATTTGTCAATAACCTCAAAAAACTCTGCAAATTGCTTGCAGAGCTAAAAATAGCCTTTTTCTTTTAAACTAATATATTGATGATCACCGATGATGACATGATCAATCAAATCAATGCCAATAATATAGCCCGCTTCCTGAATCCGCTTTGTTACCTCAATATCTTCTGGACTCGGTGTTGGCACGCCACTTGGGTGGTTGTGTGCACAAATAATGGAAGCGGCAGAACGTTTTACTGCTTCGCGAAAAATTTCTCTCGGATGGACGATGCTAGCATTTAAGCTACCTATAAAAATTGTCTGTTTATGAATAATTTGATTTTTCACATTTAGAAAGAGCACAACGAAATTTTCTTGGTTAAGGGAAGTCATATCAGGCATTAAGTACGCAGCAGCATCTTGCGGGGATCGAATCGTATATTTTTCATCATTCTGCTTCTGAGCTAAGCGCCGCCCTAGTTCAATCGCAGCTAATAACTGAATTGCCTTCACCTCTCCAATTCCTTTAATAGCCACCATTTCCTCAATCGTAGCATGCTTCAAATGATGTAAATGCTCGAAAGCACCTAATACACGATTTGCAAGGACAAGAACCGACTCTTCTTTAGTTCCTGTCCTTAGTAAAATAGCCAGTAACTCTTGATTCGATAAACTCTTGGCTCCTTGTCTTAAAAGTCTCTCACGAGGTCGATCCGCTATATGAACGTCTCGTATCATCATGCTTGGTAATACATCTGTTGGCAAAAGCCTCACTCCTTCGCAAATTGGATAATATGAAGTGCTACCAATTGCGTAAACAACGCTGCAAGTGGTAAGCCTACAACATTGTTATAATCACCTTCAATTTTCTTAACTAAAAGGGTACCAGCAGTTTGTATGCCATAACCGCCTGCTTTATCAAAAGGATCACCCGAGGCTACATATGCTTCGATAAGCTCCTGCGATAATTCATTAAAGATAACAGTTGTTTCTTCTACAAATGTTGTTTCTTGTCCATTAGCTTCGATAATAGCAACTGCAGTCATAACCGCATGACGCGCACCTGATAATCGTGTTAAGTGAGCAATTGCTTCCTCATGAGATTTTGGTTTATGCAATAGTTCATTATCAAAAACCACGATAGTATCTGCACCAATAACCGTTGCATTCGACACTTTTTGTGCTACATCTCGTGTTTTTAAAAGTGCTACACCTTTTACATAATCTTGCATAGTTGCTGCTTGAACGCTTGTCTCTTCTACCTCACTCGTAACAATATCGAAGGGAAACGCGAGCATGGCAAGCAATTCCTTTCGGCGTGGTGAAGCGGAAGCTAGTACTAACTTATGATTTGTTGTAAACATTATCTCACCATTCCTCCTTATGCTTATCATAACGGAGAATTAGGTATTTGAAAATTTTCAAAAAATCAAGATAACGCCTATTTCACTATATTTCATACTTAAAATCTTATTTGGAGACAAGCATTATTCTTCTGGTAATGCGCAAATAAATGTAAACGAATGATGTTTATATCGTTGGAAATAGAGGAAACTGCTGCACCTACAGTTTGCCAGTCAGGAGGCAGCGTTGAATCTTTTGCGTTGTCTTTAAAATTTAATTTTGTAGCTTTTTTATCAGCAAAGACAACAGGAAGTTCTGCAATCGTTGCCTCTTTACAGCTATCACTAGTGACACTAAACACTTTTTTAAATGTTGCAGGAGCTTCTAAGAAAACGAGTTGACTTTCCTCTATCGCAATACTTGTCCAAATATAATATTTTCCATCCACCCCTACAATGGCGCTTTCTTTTAATGTTGGATACTCGGCTAAAAATGCACTTGCACTTTCATAATTAGAAAATACCCCTGCTTGACTTGCATAAAACATAGACGCGTTTGCGGTACCACCTGTTGTCGGAATAGTCTCTTTCTCCGTATCTTTACTCGCTACTTCACTATCCTGTTTCAAAGAAAACTGAGTACTCACTTGCAGTATTCCTAAAAATATGGCAACACCAAATAGTCCTACAATACCCCCAATTAGCATTGCACGAAATACTTGTTTTTTTATCACCTGACCAACAATTTTCATACGTCCTTCACCTCTTCCTTTAACGTATCAAAATAAACACAAAAAAAGACAAGTCTATTGTCGTCTATGATTTCATATTAGTATATGTTTAAAAATATGTAAAAATGCTAATTTACTGCATTTCACTTACTAGTATTTTTGGGGTTTAACATATAAATAATTTACTTCGATTATCTTCAACTAAATAAGCGTATTCACATTTTGAATACGCTTCAGATTGTAAACAAGCTCAAAAAATTGAGGTAGTTTACAGTTTTATTCTTTTAAATTAGAAGTATCTATATGAACCCGCTGATCTCCGCTACAGCGGACGCTTTTCGCGGGCATGGCTTCAGTCAAAAAATAGGAATCGAAAAATCTTCCATACAATCTTAATAATAAACTATTTCACAAACCTCTCTCGAAAATTGTATTTTCCCACCGTACTAAGATAGCTACATAGTAAACTAAAAATTAAGAAGGTGCGAAACAACTCTAATTAGTAATTTCCAATTAACCGGTTACGCACTTCTGTTAATAAGTACAAAGAACCCGACACAACCGTCCTGCATTTATTTTCCGATTGTTTTTGTAAAAAATGACTATAATCACTTAATACTTCTTTATGCGTGGCATTTGATAGTCCTAACATATCTTTTGCTGACATCGCACGCGGATTATCAAAATCAACAAAATAAAAGGTATCACTTACTTGTTCTAACTGATTGAGTACTTTTTTCACATCTTTATCTGCAAGTATGCCAATAACAAAAGTAATCTTCTCGCCTGGGAATTCCTGCCGTATTGTTGCTATCAATTTTTCCGCACTAGCCGGATTATGTGCACCGTCTACTATAATATAGGGCAAAATTTCTTCAAAGCGACCTAATATTTCCGCCTTATTTATACCATTTTGAATACCTTGAATACTTACTGGCACATTTAATGTTGTTGCCACTTCAAAAAACGCAGTAATGGCTAATGCCATATTATTTGCTTGATGCGGCCCCTTCATTTTTCGTAACAGATTTGTTATACGTAAGCCATTTTCATCATTCGTATAACACTCACCATTCTTCGTATGCTCTATATAAAATTGATCGTCTAGTTCTAGAACTGTAGATTGTTTCATATGTGCTTCTTTATAGATAACTGCCTTCGCTTCAGGTGGTAAATCGCCAATAATAACAGGTCGATGCTGTTTAATAATACCTGCTTTATGATGTGCAATACTTTCAATCGTATTACCTAAATATCTCATGTGTTCTAACGCAATGCTCGGAATAATAGAAACAATTGGTGTCACTACATTCGTACTATCCAGTAAACCACCCATACCTGCTTCAATTATTGCCACATCAACACGACTATTAACAAAATGTAAAAATGCTGCAACCGTTAAGAGCTCAAAATCCGTTAGCTTGCCGCTAAGGCCAGCTAATTGCATTTGTTTAAACACTTGATCCATCTCTTCGCCTGAAATAGGTTGATTTTCTACTTGAATTTGGTCATGTACATCTAAAATGCAAGGAGACATAAATTTCCCCACACGTAAACCATGCTCATTTAGCATTGATTCGATAAAAGTAAGTGTTGAACCTTTACCATTTGTCCCAGCTAGATGCACAACTTGCAGACTTTTCTCTGGACTACCTACAATCGCCAATGCTTCTTCAATCGCAGCAAGACCTGGTTTGATGAAATCATCGCTTTTTACAGCCCACTTTTCCTTATATCTACCAAATTTCGGAATCATCGTTCTTCCTCCTGTAGCCATTGCCGAACTTCAGCTATGAAGTAAAGCGAACCTGTAATCACGACAATATCTTGTTCCTTCTTTTTTTGAATGGTTGCTTCGACCACTTCACGCCAATTGCTACTATATTTTTTATCAGGATGTTGCGACAAAGCGCCTAATCTTTCAGCAGGCATAGCATTCGGTAGGTCTATTTGCGTAAATCCCATTGTTGTGGCAACTTCATCCATTAAAGTAATACTATTCGCGTGGTCTTTATCAGATAACGCAGCATAGATAAATCGATAACGATGACTTGGATATACTGCTTGTAGTGTTTCAATAAGAGCAGCTGTTCCTTCTGAGTTATGGGCACCGTCTAACACAATATTGTTGGTAAATTGTTCAAAGCGGCCAGCCCATTGTGCCTTTTGCAATGCATGGCGTATCGCTGTCTCTGATATTTCAAGATGACCATTTTCTTGTAATAATAACATAGCGGTTATCGCCAAACTGGCATTGGCTATTTGATGTGGTCCAGCCATTTTTAATTGAATATCGTTTATTCCAATATCAGCTTTTCGATAACTAAAGTGCTGCATACCAATTTCTTGCTTATTTGCTACTACGTTAAAGCTATTCCCAATAACGTGACAGTCTGCATGACGTAATTGTGCAGCCTGTTGAATAACTGCAAGCGCCTCTTCATGTTTTACTCCTACCACTACAGGCACGCCTTCTTTTATGATACCGGCTTTCTCAAAGGCTACCTTGGCAAAGGTATCTCCTAAAAACGCTGTATGTTCAAGTGAAATGGTCGTAATAATTGACACAAGTGGCGTAATGACATTCGTTGCGTCTAAGCGTCCACCAAGGCCTGTTTCAATAAGTGCAAAATCAACTGCTTCCTCTGCAAAATATTGGAACATGATAAGTGTTACGACCTCAAAAAAGCTCGGATAGTCCCCGTCATAATACTGATCAATAATTTCAGCTAAATTGTTCATATAACGCAAAAATTGT of the Lysinibacillus fusiformis genome contains:
- a CDS encoding bifunctional folylpolyglutamate synthase/dihydrofolate synthase, which encodes MFTSMKACTDFIFTLKAVDHKRAPLVMMREVLARLNNPQDKLQTIHLAGSNGKGSTVNMLREMLEEAGYRVGTFTSPHLECVNERMTINGEQIPDAQFLRYMNNLAEIIDQYYDGDYPSFFEVVTLIMFQYFAEEAVDFALIETGLGGRLDATNVITPLVSIITTISLEHTAFLGDTFAKVAFEKAGIIKEGVPVVVGVKHEEALAVIQQAAQLRHADCHVIGNSFNVVANKQEIGMQHFSYRKADIGINDIQLKMAGPHQIANASLAITAMLLLQENGHLEISETAIRHALQKAQWAGRFEQFTNNIVLDGAHNSEGTAALIETLQAVYPSHRYRFIYAALSDKDHANSITLMDEVATTMGFTQIDLPNAMPAERLGALSQHPDKKYSSNWREVVEATIQKKKEQDIVVITGSLYFIAEVRQWLQEEER
- a CDS encoding bifunctional folylpolyglutamate synthase/dihydrofolate synthase gives rise to the protein MIPKFGRYKEKWAVKSDDFIKPGLAAIEEALAIVGSPEKSLQVVHLAGTNGKGSTLTFIESMLNEHGLRVGKFMSPCILDVHDQIQVENQPISGEEMDQVFKQMQLAGLSGKLTDFELLTVAAFLHFVNSRVDVAIIEAGMGGLLDSTNVVTPIVSIIPSIALEHMRYLGNTIESIAHHKAGIIKQHRPVIIGDLPPEAKAVIYKEAHMKQSTVLELDDQFYIEHTKNGECYTNDENGLRITNLLRKMKGPHQANNMALAITAFFEVATTLNVPVSIQGIQNGINKAEILGRFEEILPYIIVDGAHNPASAEKLIATIRQEFPGEKITFVIGILADKDVKKVLNQLEQVSDTFYFVDFDNPRAMSAKDMLGLSNATHKEVLSDYSHFLQKQSENKCRTVVSGSLYLLTEVRNRLIGNY
- a CDS encoding rod shape-determining protein: MFGLGSKDVGIDLGTANTLVFIKGKGIVLREPSVVAKNTKTGDIVAVGNDAKNMIGRTPGSIVAIRPMKDGVIADFDITTAMIEYYLKEASKNSGGNWKKPNIMICVPYGITSVEQRAVIDASRQAGAKEAFTIEEPFAAAIGANLPVWDPTGSMVVDIGGGTTEVAVISLGGIVTSESVRVGGDAMDQAIISYIRKTYNLTIGERTAEAVKIEIGTAFAEGPEEKMEIRGRDLLTGLPKTIEISSQEISESLREAVSSIIDGVRKTLEQTPPELSADVMERGIVLTGGGALLTNLDKVISRETNMPVFIAEDPLDCVAIGTGKALDNIDLIRRQQVKG
- the mreC gene encoding rod shape-determining protein MreC translates to MPHFFFNKKLILLLVGMVFLVALISFSLRDRTNATLPEQIIKDTVGVAQSIVAKPANYITGIFNDIDSLLNTYEENKRLKARLEEFAAVQTEALALKKDNDKLNELLDKKESLKEFNPIQATVIARNPDQWEEKIILNKGSSHGVEKNMAVMTAKGLVGKITLVTPFTSEVELLYTNNPNYRVSAMVLGEKEAYGLIEGFDEVRNELIMKRIDSSLTVKEGEQVVSSGLGGIFPKGVPIGEITEVSTDDFGLTKMAYVKPSADFSILEHVVIAKRTSTVIDGSDGKSTNEDLSNPQEASEEEVE
- a CDS encoding Maf family protein; translation: MFTTNHKLVLASASPRRKELLAMLAFPFDIVTSEVEETSVQAATMQDYVKGVALLKTRDVAQKVSNATVIGADTIVVFDNELLHKPKSHEEAIAHLTRLSGARHAVMTAVAIIEANGQETTFVEETTVIFNELSQELIEAYVASGDPFDKAGGYGIQTAGTLLVKKIEGDYNNVVGLPLAALFTQLVALHIIQFAKE
- the radC gene encoding RadC family protein, with the protein product MIRDVHIADRPRERLLRQGAKSLSNQELLAILLRTGTKEESVLVLANRVLGAFEHLHHLKHATIEEMVAIKGIGEVKAIQLLAAIELGRRLAQKQNDEKYTIRSPQDAAAYLMPDMTSLNQENFVVLFLNVKNQIIHKQTIFIGSLNASIVHPREIFREAVKRSAASIICAHNHPSGVPTPSPEDIEVTKRIQEAGYIIGIDLIDHVIIGDHQYISLKEKGYF